One stretch of Alcaligenes faecalis DNA includes these proteins:
- a CDS encoding macro domain-containing protein, producing MIEYTSGDILQCEADALVNTVNCVGVMGRGIALQFKNVYPENFKAYEAACKREAVQPGHMFVFETGQLTLPRFIINFPTKRHWRGKSRIEDIDAGLVDLVNVIRDKGIRSIAIPPLGAGLGGLDWNEVRPRIERALAKLADVRVLVFEPKGAPANDKMAHVREVPKMTAGRAALVELMQRYLGGLLDPFVTLLEVHKLMYFMQEAGEPLRLQYVKHHYGPYAENLRHVLKVVEGHLIAGYADGGDAPDKPLTLVPGAVEDAKDYLDQHDISRARFERVTKLVEGFESPYGLELLATVHWVMSREGATQHESVERQVYSWNARKQQFTPRQLAIAEERLRSHGWLSPDVASAH from the coding sequence ATGATCGAGTACACCTCGGGCGACATCCTCCAGTGTGAGGCCGACGCACTGGTCAACACCGTCAATTGCGTCGGCGTGATGGGGCGTGGCATCGCCTTGCAGTTCAAGAACGTCTACCCCGAAAACTTCAAGGCTTACGAGGCCGCCTGCAAACGCGAAGCTGTGCAGCCTGGCCACATGTTCGTTTTTGAGACGGGGCAGCTCACATTGCCGCGCTTCATTATCAACTTCCCGACCAAGCGCCACTGGCGCGGCAAGAGCCGTATTGAAGACATCGATGCGGGCCTTGTCGATCTGGTCAATGTCATCCGCGACAAGGGCATTCGCTCCATCGCCATCCCGCCGCTGGGCGCAGGCCTGGGCGGGCTGGACTGGAACGAGGTGCGCCCACGCATCGAGCGCGCACTGGCAAAGCTTGCCGACGTGCGCGTGCTGGTGTTTGAGCCCAAGGGAGCCCCTGCCAACGACAAGATGGCACACGTGCGCGAGGTACCCAAGATGACGGCGGGTCGCGCCGCCTTGGTGGAACTGATGCAGCGCTATCTTGGCGGCCTGCTTGACCCCTTTGTCACCCTGTTGGAAGTCCACAAGCTGATGTACTTCATGCAGGAGGCTGGTGAGCCGCTGCGCCTCCAATACGTCAAGCATCACTATGGCCCTTATGCCGAGAACCTGCGCCATGTGCTGAAGGTGGTGGAAGGCCATTTGATCGCGGGCTATGCCGACGGCGGCGATGCGCCGGACAAGCCGCTCACGCTGGTGCCCGGTGCGGTGGAAGACGCCAAGGATTATCTGGATCAACACGACATCAGCCGCGCCCGTTTCGAGCGCGTAACCAAGCTGGTCGAGGGCTTCGAGTCGCCTTACGGACTAGAACTCCTGGCCACAGTGCATTGGGTGATGAGCCGCGAGGGTGCCACACAGCACGAGAGCGTAGAACGTCAGGTCTACAGCTGGAACGCACGCAAGCAGCAGTTCACCCCGCGCCAGCTTGCCATTGCCGAAGAGCGGCTGCGCTCCCACGGCTGGCTGTCACCTGACGTGGCTTCGGCCCATTGA
- a CDS encoding DUF4433 domain-containing protein, producing the protein MNAVLVPPQPKIYHIAHVDRLPSIVAAGGLLSDTLVQAQALGGTMVGMNHIKQRRLTELQLASHPGLFVGACVPFYFCPRSVMLYLIHRRNAELTYQGGQTPIIHLQADLGAVVAWANAQPARWAFTLSNAGSYFFEDRNDLARLGEINWTAVQASNWGGGLKEGKQAEFLLEQRFPWHLVERIGVQSANVYRQVVNALPAHGHRPTVEVLPNWYY; encoded by the coding sequence ATGAACGCCGTGCTCGTGCCGCCGCAGCCCAAGATTTACCACATTGCCCATGTGGATCGTCTGCCCTCCATCGTCGCGGCAGGTGGGCTGTTGTCGGACACCTTGGTTCAAGCACAGGCACTGGGCGGAACGATGGTTGGCATGAACCACATCAAACAGCGCCGTTTGACCGAGCTTCAGCTCGCAAGCCACCCAGGCTTGTTCGTCGGTGCCTGCGTGCCGTTTTATTTTTGCCCACGGTCGGTGATGCTTTATTTGATCCATCGGCGCAATGCAGAGCTGACCTATCAAGGCGGGCAAACGCCCATCATCCACTTGCAGGCGGATTTGGGCGCAGTTGTGGCCTGGGCCAACGCACAACCTGCGCGTTGGGCGTTCACGCTATCCAACGCCGGATCGTATTTTTTTGAAGACCGCAATGATCTGGCGCGCCTTGGTGAAATCAACTGGACGGCGGTGCAGGCAAGCAACTGGGGTGGCGGTCTGAAAGAAGGCAAGCAAGCCGAGTTCCTGCTGGAGCAGCGCTTTCCGTGGCACTTGGTCGAACGCATCGGCGTTCAATCCGCCAACGTCTATCGGCAAGTCGTCAACGCCCTTCCGGCACACGGACACCGGCCCACGGTCGAAGTCTTGCCGAATTGGTATTACTGA
- a CDS encoding anti-phage-associated DUF3780 domain-containing protein, giving the protein MAKVAGNTPSSKVRAQVLHTLGFGMPATSDPHHFNVVIPKASTGKVQISEHLGLQSASNDNAVIDRVLLDRPRWTAIRAEVQRAFNARLAAHGIKPGAWKVGDNPVDRLLGKELCILAWAVEQMEMEKIPVAVRNWLALRPEERWWLFGMTAMSTGGVMDGGKGWRAALKHALGDVAQSELLAPRARRGKSEQEATQASLGLFGDEAL; this is encoded by the coding sequence ATGGCCAAAGTTGCAGGTAACACACCATCGTCCAAGGTGCGTGCGCAAGTGCTGCACACGCTGGGGTTTGGCATGCCTGCGACTTCTGATCCTCATCACTTCAATGTCGTCATTCCCAAGGCCAGCACGGGCAAAGTTCAGATCAGTGAACACCTCGGCTTGCAGTCTGCAAGCAACGACAACGCGGTGATTGACCGCGTTCTGCTGGACCGCCCGCGCTGGACCGCCATCCGCGCCGAGGTTCAACGAGCCTTCAACGCTCGTCTGGCTGCGCATGGCATCAAGCCGGGTGCGTGGAAGGTCGGCGACAACCCAGTGGATCGCTTGCTCGGCAAGGAGTTGTGCATACTGGCCTGGGCCGTCGAGCAGATGGAGATGGAGAAAATTCCGGTGGCTGTGCGCAACTGGCTGGCGTTGCGCCCGGAAGAGCGCTGGTGGCTGTTCGGCATGACTGCCATGAGCACCGGCGGCGTGATGGACGGGGGCAAGGGCTGGCGCGCAGCGCTCAAGCATGCCTTGGGCGATGTCGCGCAGAGTGAACTGCTTGCTCCTCGTGCTCGACGTGGCAAGTCTGAGCAGGAAGCCACACAGGCCTCATTGGGCCTGTTTGGAGACGAAGCACTATGA
- a CDS encoding anti-phage-associated DUF499 domain-containing protein has translation MIKTVKQACRFNPIIRDYRMSQGIENLADLINDAGDGSEFFSRNFVTHGMDQLFREGLLRLSGKSDQAVFELTQAMGGGKTHMMIALGLLARHAHLRKNVLPADLASRVDFGQARIAAFNGRNNPDNFIWGEIATQLGAAEAIKPYWANGPKAVDQRQWKEIIGDEPTLILLDELPPYLDNASTQVFGQGTLANMAVYSLSSLMSAALELPNCAIVVANLSGSYKAQTKALADAISNLQQETRRQAMTITPVQLAGNEIYEILKKRLIDELPDERVIADIAEEYAQQIKKAEDGGYIVASSIEQISEQVRETYPFHPSFKHLVALFKENEGFRQTRGLMQFTARLLKSVDEREADDVFLIGTQHLNLNDEQVKDEIERIAPKLMPAVTRDIADAGNAIAEHIDVELAGDAAQQLMTLLLSSSLSRAVGGRIGLSESELIEFLAAPQRKPDEFLQALQRLRESAWYLHREEQRFFIKETENLSRQIERNAKEVPQPKVDQALINRLAGILAPISKIAYQDVQVLPRLDELKLGGPRTLIVIKPDGKVPPSELQNFFDYQQEKNNLLVLSGQDSLLADAVEERLRELYAIEQIHKRLKSGDTLFEEARDRFEESEDRFSKALSAAYNRLYFPANDPVDGRDVLAGVTIDQGLKLGQGDQSAETQIERLLASPRADYKLVAELNKDNFDECFAQAEEYLWPSGKDNRRTPWKDVATRAKCSPIWPWMPGASGLDALKTEALKQGRWRLGEDGYIEKGPFPKDKTTVNVSVINVKPDTGETILSLTPRHAGDSPIVYWSNKPDVSDKDNKVDDLENFATGEGTVYFVVREPTGRYETGPATRWLADLKIRHQVEPAADKRRVTLAATPNADIFYTLDGSNPKDGTRYDAPFEIGSASCRLLVFARAGEANKTADFQIPASGDKTVQIIDSKPARLQSKRVALDTTDRVFSVINRFRDQPGTRFKGVRVEIGEGENTVTVRFQEREVTAAIIEGVVNSLRDVLKEPDAPLNIAIADGISFDTGFALKEFAKLAGIELKPGDINQEE, from the coding sequence ATGATCAAGACGGTCAAGCAAGCCTGCCGGTTTAATCCCATCATCCGCGACTACCGGATGAGCCAAGGGATCGAGAACCTCGCGGACCTCATCAATGACGCAGGCGACGGCAGCGAATTCTTCTCGCGCAACTTCGTCACCCATGGCATGGATCAGCTTTTCCGCGAAGGTCTGCTGCGCCTCTCCGGCAAGTCAGATCAAGCGGTGTTTGAACTGACTCAGGCGATGGGCGGCGGTAAAACGCACATGATGATCGCGCTGGGGCTGTTGGCGCGCCACGCGCATCTGCGTAAAAACGTTCTGCCTGCGGACTTGGCTTCACGCGTCGATTTTGGGCAAGCGCGCATTGCCGCGTTTAACGGCCGAAACAACCCTGACAACTTCATTTGGGGCGAAATCGCCACCCAGCTCGGGGCGGCGGAAGCCATCAAGCCGTATTGGGCGAACGGCCCCAAAGCCGTCGATCAGCGCCAATGGAAGGAGATCATTGGCGACGAGCCAACCCTGATCCTGCTCGACGAACTGCCGCCTTATCTCGACAACGCCAGCACGCAGGTGTTCGGCCAAGGCACGTTAGCGAATATGGCGGTCTACAGCCTTTCCAGCCTGATGAGCGCTGCGTTGGAACTGCCCAACTGCGCCATCGTGGTCGCCAACCTCTCGGGCAGCTACAAAGCCCAGACCAAGGCACTGGCCGACGCTATCTCCAATCTACAGCAGGAAACCCGCCGTCAAGCGATGACCATCACGCCAGTGCAACTGGCGGGCAACGAAATCTACGAAATTCTCAAGAAGCGCCTCATCGACGAACTGCCGGACGAGCGTGTCATCGCTGACATTGCCGAGGAGTACGCACAGCAGATCAAGAAGGCCGAGGACGGCGGCTATATCGTAGCCAGCAGCATCGAGCAGATTTCCGAGCAAGTGCGGGAAACCTATCCCTTCCATCCCTCCTTCAAGCACCTTGTCGCGCTATTCAAAGAGAACGAAGGCTTCCGACAAACCCGTGGTTTGATGCAGTTCACCGCACGCTTGCTCAAAAGTGTGGACGAGCGCGAAGCCGACGACGTCTTCCTCATCGGCACGCAGCATCTGAACTTGAACGACGAACAAGTCAAGGATGAGATCGAGCGCATTGCACCCAAGCTGATGCCCGCCGTGACGCGCGACATAGCCGACGCGGGCAACGCCATCGCCGAGCACATCGACGTTGAACTGGCAGGCGATGCCGCGCAACAGCTCATGACCTTGCTGCTGTCATCCAGCCTGTCGCGCGCTGTGGGTGGGCGGATCGGCCTGTCCGAAAGCGAGCTGATCGAGTTCCTGGCCGCGCCACAACGCAAACCCGATGAGTTCCTTCAGGCCTTGCAGCGTCTGCGTGAATCGGCGTGGTATCTGCACCGTGAAGAGCAGCGTTTCTTCATCAAGGAAACCGAGAACCTGTCGCGCCAAATCGAGCGCAATGCCAAGGAAGTTCCGCAACCCAAGGTCGATCAGGCACTCATCAATCGACTCGCAGGCATCCTTGCGCCGATCAGCAAGATCGCCTATCAGGACGTGCAGGTACTGCCGCGGCTGGATGAACTCAAGCTCGGTGGCCCGCGCACGTTGATCGTCATCAAGCCGGATGGCAAGGTGCCGCCCAGCGAGTTGCAGAATTTCTTCGACTACCAGCAGGAAAAGAACAACCTTCTCGTGCTGAGCGGTCAGGACAGCCTGCTGGCCGACGCGGTCGAAGAGCGCTTGCGCGAGCTGTACGCCATCGAGCAGATCCACAAGCGTCTCAAATCGGGCGACACTTTGTTCGAGGAAGCCCGCGACCGCTTCGAAGAATCGGAAGATCGCTTCAGTAAGGCGCTATCGGCCGCCTACAACCGCCTGTACTTCCCGGCCAACGACCCGGTGGACGGGCGCGATGTGCTGGCTGGGGTCACCATCGACCAAGGGCTGAAGCTCGGCCAGGGCGATCAGTCGGCCGAGACGCAGATCGAAAGACTACTGGCCAGCCCGCGCGCTGATTACAAGCTCGTGGCTGAGCTGAACAAAGACAACTTCGACGAATGCTTCGCGCAAGCCGAGGAATACCTGTGGCCTTCTGGCAAGGACAACCGTCGCACCCCTTGGAAAGACGTCGCCACCCGAGCCAAGTGCTCGCCAATCTGGCCGTGGATGCCAGGAGCCAGTGGTTTGGATGCGCTCAAGACAGAGGCCTTGAAACAAGGTCGTTGGCGCTTGGGCGAAGACGGCTACATCGAGAAGGGGCCATTCCCCAAGGACAAGACCACCGTCAACGTCTCGGTCATCAACGTCAAGCCAGACACCGGCGAAACGATTCTGAGCCTCACGCCACGGCACGCGGGTGATAGCCCCATCGTCTATTGGTCAAACAAACCCGACGTGTCCGACAAGGACAACAAGGTCGACGACTTGGAGAACTTTGCCACCGGCGAGGGCACGGTCTACTTCGTGGTGAGGGAGCCCACCGGGCGCTATGAAACCGGCCCTGCCACCCGCTGGCTCGCCGACCTCAAGATCCGCCATCAAGTCGAGCCCGCCGCTGACAAGCGCCGTGTCACCCTCGCTGCTACGCCGAACGCCGACATCTTCTACACCCTAGACGGCTCCAACCCCAAAGACGGTACCCGCTACGACGCACCGTTCGAGATCGGTTCCGCAAGCTGCCGCCTGCTGGTGTTCGCCCGCGCGGGCGAGGCAAACAAGACAGCGGACTTCCAGATCCCGGCCAGCGGCGACAAGACCGTGCAGATCATCGACAGCAAGCCCGCGCGCCTGCAAAGCAAGCGTGTTGCCCTCGACACGACCGACCGCGTCTTCAGCGTCATCAACCGTTTCCGCGATCAGCCGGGCACGCGCTTCAAGGGTGTGCGCGTCGAAATCGGTGAGGGTGAGAACACCGTAACGGTGCGTTTCCAGGAGCGCGAAGTCACCGCTGCCATCATCGAAGGCGTCGTCAACAGCCTACGCGATGTGCTCAAAGAGCCCGACGCCCCACTCAACATTGCAATTGCCGACGGCATCTCCTTCGATACAGGCTTTGCACTCAAAGAGTTCGCCAAGCTTGCCGGGATAGAGCTGAAGCCGGGCGACATCAATCAGGAGGAATAA
- a CDS encoding integrase domain-containing protein: protein MDDLTYTLRQLCQRNRDGSYNTQVDRMRSLALAARQLREAGFRQMKASSLKGKHVQALLDRWQGESLTSGTIKNRLSHLRWWAEKIGKAGILPADNTQLGVPERRYVTNISKARAPGTGLEQVTDAHVRMSLQLQAAFGLRREEAIKFQPSYADRGDHIALKGSWTKGGRERTVPITTTEQRDALHAAHRLAGTGSLIPANKTYIRQRHVYDGQCKAAGLSSMHGLRHQYAQSRYEALTGWKAPSAGGPSSGELSDTQQTIDVEVRQAISRELGHERLQVTSIYLGR, encoded by the coding sequence ATGGACGACTTGACCTACACCCTGCGGCAGCTCTGCCAGCGCAACCGTGACGGCAGCTACAACACACAGGTCGACCGGATGCGTTCCCTCGCGCTGGCTGCGCGGCAACTACGCGAGGCCGGTTTCCGGCAGATGAAGGCTTCGTCGCTCAAGGGCAAGCACGTCCAAGCGTTGCTGGATCGCTGGCAAGGCGAAAGTTTGACGTCTGGCACTATCAAGAATCGGCTCTCTCATCTGCGCTGGTGGGCCGAGAAGATCGGCAAGGCTGGCATCTTGCCGGCGGACAACACACAGCTTGGTGTACCCGAGCGTCGCTATGTGACCAACATCAGCAAGGCTAGGGCACCGGGCACAGGTCTTGAACAGGTCACCGACGCGCACGTACGCATGAGCCTTCAGCTACAGGCCGCCTTCGGATTACGTCGGGAGGAAGCGATCAAGTTCCAGCCCAGTTACGCGGATCGGGGCGACCACATCGCCCTCAAGGGATCGTGGACCAAGGGCGGTCGGGAGCGAACTGTGCCCATCACCACGACAGAGCAACGCGACGCGCTTCACGCAGCACACCGCCTGGCGGGCACAGGATCACTGATCCCGGCAAACAAAACCTACATCCGGCAGCGGCACGTCTACGATGGGCAGTGCAAGGCGGCGGGTCTGAGCAGTATGCACGGGCTGCGGCATCAATACGCCCAAAGTCGATACGAAGCTCTCACGGGCTGGAAAGCTCCCTCAGCGGGAGGGCCTTCGTCCGGGGAATTAAGCGACACCCAGCAAACCATAGATGTTGAGGTGCGACAGGCGATCAGCCGCGAGCTGGGCCACGAGCGCTTGCAAGTTACCTCTATTTATCTCGGCAGATAG
- a CDS encoding STY4528 family pathogenicity island replication protein, giving the protein MLRSGEGISPLANLGQLRRYLTSTPLGQRAGYETARRVLVVLQLTGWISLVGQQRDPLTGHVLSELYQVHESALSFQKARTLDASLPALLQGSIGHENNQVDRVAVHIQTTRAQAPEAASIAAHNQFRDDDDLPPTPPSQASEAADPLPLPSDSAGSTLVPQQTEHACHMTAEQGNTYKTYMYKKERTYRAREGNGDSASQSVSLPPCLSNAQADQQKDVQAALRRLPPQHRQEVFDELQARSQSGTVRNVVAYFFALVKRVFAGEFRLWAGRKGTSAANQPTTPPRTEARPEPTAPPASRETALAHIANIRKMLNASTNAGDIAAQSMQARGWQTHPA; this is encoded by the coding sequence ATGCTGCGCTCTGGGGAGGGCATCAGCCCGCTGGCGAATCTGGGACAGTTGCGCCGCTATCTCACCTCCACCCCGCTGGGGCAGAGGGCCGGGTACGAGACGGCCCGGCGCGTTCTCGTCGTGCTTCAGCTGACGGGTTGGATCAGTCTGGTGGGCCAGCAGCGCGATCCTCTGACCGGCCATGTGCTCAGCGAGCTGTATCAGGTTCACGAAAGCGCCCTCAGCTTCCAAAAGGCCCGCACGCTCGATGCCAGCCTGCCCGCGCTTCTGCAAGGGTCTATCGGCCACGAAAACAACCAGGTGGATCGGGTGGCCGTCCACATTCAGACAACGCGGGCTCAGGCACCTGAAGCCGCTTCCATTGCGGCCCACAATCAATTCCGAGATGACGATGATTTGCCCCCGACGCCGCCGTCGCAGGCGAGTGAAGCAGCCGACCCACTGCCATTGCCTAGCGATTCCGCTGGCAGCACGCTTGTTCCGCAACAGACCGAACACGCCTGCCACATGACGGCTGAGCAGGGCAATACGTATAAGACGTATATGTATAAAAAAGAACGTACGTACCGCGCGCGCGAAGGCAACGGCGATTCTGCATCGCAATCGGTGAGCTTGCCGCCTTGCCTGAGCAATGCCCAGGCTGATCAGCAAAAGGACGTGCAAGCCGCCTTGCGGCGGCTACCGCCGCAGCATCGCCAGGAAGTGTTCGACGAGTTGCAGGCACGCAGCCAGAGTGGCACCGTGCGCAATGTCGTGGCCTACTTCTTCGCCTTGGTGAAGCGCGTATTTGCTGGCGAATTCCGCCTGTGGGCAGGTCGTAAGGGGACGTCTGCCGCGAACCAGCCTACAACTCCGCCGCGCACCGAAGCCCGCCCGGAACCGACTGCGCCACCGGCATCGCGTGAAACTGCCCTAGCGCACATCGCCAACATCCGCAAGATGCTGAACGCCTCGACGAACGCCGGGGACATCGCAGCGCAGTCAATGCAGGCCAGGGGATGGCAGACGCATCCTGCGTAG
- a CDS encoding type II toxin-antitoxin system RelE/ParE family toxin: MRVFKNAWFERFARIQGIADLALWDAITRAERGLVDADLGGGLVKQRVARSGQGKAGGFRTIIFYRTNERAFFVYGFAKSDRANIDADEEAAFKKAAAYVLGLSEAHLAQLISMGQFTEVHDNDKKISK, from the coding sequence GTGAGAGTTTTCAAAAATGCATGGTTCGAGCGGTTCGCCCGCATACAGGGCATTGCGGATCTGGCGCTTTGGGATGCGATAACACGAGCCGAGCGTGGGCTTGTCGATGCAGATCTAGGCGGGGGCCTGGTCAAGCAACGCGTCGCCCGTAGCGGTCAGGGCAAGGCGGGCGGGTTTCGGACCATTATTTTCTACCGTACAAACGAGCGTGCTTTCTTTGTATATGGCTTTGCTAAAAGTGATCGCGCCAATATTGATGCGGATGAAGAAGCGGCGTTCAAGAAGGCTGCCGCTTATGTGTTGGGTTTGTCAGAAGCCCATTTGGCCCAGCTGATCAGCATGGGGCAATTTACGGAGGTACATGATAATGACAAAAAAATATCGAAGTGA
- a CDS encoding helix-turn-helix domain-containing protein, producing MTKKYRSEAYAAIHETMQALQEVGAIDKQTMREFDESCLTAVLPMPPERIRALREREHLSQSVFALYLNVSKNLVSDWERGVKKPGGPALRLLTVVEKKGIQAIA from the coding sequence ATGACAAAAAAATATCGAAGTGAAGCTTACGCTGCAATCCATGAAACGATGCAGGCCTTGCAAGAAGTTGGCGCTATCGACAAACAGACCATGCGTGAGTTTGATGAGTCTTGTTTAACGGCAGTCCTGCCTATGCCGCCTGAGCGTATTCGTGCTTTGCGTGAACGTGAGCATCTTTCGCAGTCTGTGTTTGCACTCTATTTGAATGTCAGTAAAAACCTGGTTTCCGACTGGGAGCGTGGAGTCAAAAAACCGGGTGGCCCTGCTTTGCGCCTGTTGACGGTGGTCGAGAAAAAAGGCATTCAAGCAATCGCCTGA
- a CDS encoding AraC family transcriptional regulator, producing MSISLNDYPLENSNWDVEVSLRAFTSGSIFPNHVHQCGQLAYAASGVLSMFTEKGNWVVPSKRALWVPPGVAHEMHMRGDVTMVNTYLTPQAIEQAQLPDDCQVFGVSPLLRHLFSAAMELPAERPDCGRTHHVIGLLVEEIRLMPRLGLSAPLPSDGRLGAACQRFLDNPTQNISTDEMAAWAMLSRRTFTRRFKEHMGMTYLAWRQQMCLLVSITRLGNGEPITRVASDLGFSSPSAFSTIFRRALGQPPSQYLATSRETPVY from the coding sequence ATGAGTATTTCTCTGAATGACTACCCTCTGGAAAACTCGAACTGGGATGTGGAAGTCAGCCTGCGCGCCTTCACATCAGGATCGATTTTTCCCAACCACGTGCACCAGTGCGGGCAGCTGGCTTATGCGGCGTCGGGGGTCCTGTCCATGTTCACGGAGAAGGGCAATTGGGTGGTACCCAGCAAACGGGCGCTGTGGGTGCCACCGGGCGTGGCGCATGAAATGCACATGCGTGGCGATGTGACCATGGTGAACACCTATCTGACACCGCAAGCCATCGAGCAGGCGCAACTGCCGGATGATTGCCAGGTGTTCGGCGTCTCGCCCTTGCTACGGCACCTGTTCAGCGCGGCCATGGAACTGCCTGCCGAACGGCCGGATTGCGGGCGTACTCATCACGTCATTGGTTTGCTGGTGGAAGAAATCCGGCTGATGCCCAGACTGGGCCTGAGTGCTCCCCTGCCCTCTGACGGCAGATTAGGGGCCGCATGTCAGCGCTTTCTGGATAATCCGACCCAGAATATCTCCACCGACGAAATGGCTGCCTGGGCCATGCTAAGCCGCCGCACCTTCACCCGCCGCTTCAAGGAGCATATGGGCATGACCTACCTGGCCTGGCGGCAGCAAATGTGCCTGCTGGTGTCGATTACTCGTTTGGGGAATGGGGAGCCGATAACCCGAGTGGCTTCGGATCTGGGCTTTAGCAGCCCGAGCGCATTTTCTACTATTTTTCGTCGTGCTTTGGGACAGCCGCCCAGTCAGTATCTGGCGACAAGCAGGGAAACGCCGGTTTATTAA
- a CDS encoding crotonase/enoyl-CoA hydratase family protein, which produces MEDFEYLTVQREGAVLLVGLNRPEKRNAMSLAVMHELRRVFSTIGSDIGAAVLYSTSQHFCAGLDLGEVRNQSVIDCVHFFREWHETFELIQYGKVPVVAAMSGAAIGGGLEIATACHIRVVDETAFFSLPEGMRGLYVGVGGSVRLPRLAGLSLMTDMMLTGRSVYAEESIAKGIAQYLTPAGEALSKAKELARTIASNLPMTNYAITHVLPRITDQSQQDGLLTEALIAAVVQSDPETSARLADFLDKKKNKVS; this is translated from the coding sequence ATGGAAGATTTTGAGTATTTAACGGTGCAGCGGGAAGGCGCGGTGCTGCTGGTGGGTTTGAACCGGCCAGAAAAGCGCAACGCCATGTCCTTGGCTGTGATGCATGAATTGCGCCGGGTTTTTTCCACCATAGGCAGCGATATCGGGGCCGCGGTGCTCTACAGCACCAGCCAGCATTTTTGTGCGGGGCTGGATCTGGGCGAAGTGCGTAATCAGTCGGTGATTGATTGCGTGCACTTCTTTCGCGAATGGCACGAGACCTTTGAGCTGATTCAGTACGGAAAGGTGCCCGTGGTAGCCGCGATGTCGGGTGCCGCCATTGGTGGTGGTCTGGAAATTGCCACGGCCTGCCATATCCGCGTGGTTGATGAAACCGCATTTTTCTCTTTGCCCGAAGGCATGCGTGGTCTTTACGTCGGTGTGGGCGGCTCCGTGCGCCTGCCGCGTCTGGCGGGTTTGAGCTTGATGACGGACATGATGCTGACGGGACGTAGCGTCTATGCCGAGGAAAGCATTGCCAAAGGTATTGCTCAATACCTGACCCCCGCTGGCGAGGCCTTGAGCAAGGCCAAGGAGCTGGCCAGGACGATTGCCTCCAATCTGCCCATGACGAACTACGCTATTACTCATGTACTGCCGCGTATCACCGATCAAAGCCAGCAGGACGGTTTGCTGACCGAGGCCTTGATTGCCGCTGTTGTTCAGTCCGATCCGGAAACCAGCGCCCGGCTGGCTGACTTTCTGGACAAGAAAAAGAACAAGGTGAGCTGA